One window from the genome of Gavia stellata isolate bGavSte3 chromosome 10, bGavSte3.hap2, whole genome shotgun sequence encodes:
- the TECR gene encoding very-long-chain enoyl-CoA reductase, producing MGGRAGFFEVEILDWKTKKQLCFLDKVEPNATIREIRLMFHKLYPRWYPARQSIKLDPKGKSLRDEEILQHLPVGTTATLYFKDLGPQIGWTTVFLIEYTGPLFIYFLFYFRMPFVYGLDERFTSSPHPVVNLACICHSFHYIKRLIETVFVHRFSHGTMPLRNIVKNCLYYWGFAAWLAYYINHPLYTPPSYGKKQINLAVIMFLLCEAGNFSIHVALSDLQRNGSKIRKIPYPTKNPFTWLFFFVSCPNYTYEVGTWISFTIMTQCVPVGLFTLLCFIQMTIWAKDKHYTYLREFKDYPSLRMPIIPFLL from the exons GTGGAAATCCTTGATTGGAAGACAAAGAAACAGCTATGCTTCCTAGATaag GTGGAACCAAACGCGACAATTAGGGAGATCAGATTGATGTTCCATAAATTAT ATCCTCGGTGGTATCCAGCAAGGCAGTCGATAAAACTTGATCCAA aagGAAAGTCCTTGAGGGATGAGGAAATCCTGCAGCACCTCCCTGTTGGCACAACTGCTACCTTATACTTTAAAGATTTAGGGCCACAGATAGGATGGACGACG GTATTTTTGATAGAATATACAGGTCCATTGTTcatctattttctgttttatttccgCATGCCTTTTGTCTATGGACTGGATGAGAGGTTTACATCAAGCCCGCATCCAGTAGTTAA CTTGGCATGTATCTGCCATTCTTTCCACTACATCAAAAGGTTGATTGAAACAGTATTTGTTCATCGATTCTCCCATGGGACTATGCCACTGAGGAATATTGTGAAG AACTGCTTGTATTACTGGGGATTTGCAGCTTGGCTTGCTTATTACATCAATCATCCACTTTACACTCCTCCTT cttatgggaaaaaacaaataaatcttGCTGTGATCATGTTTCTG ctgtGTGAAGCTGGAAATTTTTCCATTCATGTTGCACTCAGTGACCTCCAGAGAAATG GATCCAAAATCCGTAAGATCCCATATCCAACAAAGAATCCTTTCACatggctgtttttctttgtatcttGCCCTAACTATACATATGAG GTGGGGACCTGGATCAGTTTCACTATCATGACTCAGTGTGTTCCAG tGGGGCTGTTCACCTTGCTTTGCTTCATTCAGATGACAATCTGGGCAAAGGATAAACACTACACCTACCTACGAGAATTCAAGGATTATCCAAGTCTTCGAATGCCAATTATTCCCTTTTTGTTGTAA